Proteins found in one Lutimonas zeaxanthinifaciens genomic segment:
- a CDS encoding NAD-dependent succinate-semialdehyde dehydrogenase — MKLRNRSLLKNQSYINGNFTDASSGKTFSVVNPYDGNLITQVSNCDRTDTKKAILAAQYALDGWKKLTGIERGRILRRWYELQIEHLEDLAILLTAEQGKPLVESRGEILYGASFVEWFAEEAKRVYGDIIPAHQQDIRISVIKQPVGVVAAITPWNFPNAMITRKVAPALAAGCTMVLKAPKLTPLSALALAVLGEQAGIPSGVFNVITSDNASEIGNELTENPIVRKLSFTGSTPVGKHLIKKCADTVKKVSMELGGNAPFIVFSDADLDKAVEGVINSKFRNAGQTCVCSNRIFVQEEVYDVFNSKLAAAIKKLRLGNGLDEQVHIGPLVEEKAVKFVEDLVADAKDHGAQILTGGKRYNLHEDSLIYEPTLLTDATQNMRIFREEIFGPVAPIYEFRNEEEVIKMANDTPYGLACYFYGKDFAQITRVSEALEYGMVGINTGKISTTLAPFGGIKESGFGREGSKYGIDEYLEIKYLCFGDIN, encoded by the coding sequence ATGAAACTTAGAAATCGATCCTTACTTAAAAATCAATCCTATATTAATGGGAACTTTACAGACGCTTCCTCAGGAAAAACCTTTTCCGTTGTCAACCCTTATGACGGAAACCTTATCACTCAAGTATCCAATTGCGACAGAACAGATACGAAAAAAGCGATTTTGGCGGCACAATATGCCCTGGATGGCTGGAAAAAATTAACCGGGATTGAAAGAGGCCGTATTTTGAGAAGATGGTATGAATTACAAATAGAACATCTTGAAGATTTGGCCATTTTGTTAACTGCTGAACAAGGCAAGCCACTTGTAGAGTCTCGTGGAGAGATTCTTTACGGCGCCTCTTTTGTTGAGTGGTTTGCTGAAGAAGCAAAAAGAGTATATGGCGATATTATTCCTGCACATCAGCAAGACATAAGAATCAGTGTAATAAAACAACCCGTGGGTGTAGTGGCGGCAATAACACCTTGGAATTTTCCCAACGCCATGATTACCAGAAAAGTAGCCCCGGCACTTGCCGCAGGATGTACCATGGTATTAAAGGCCCCAAAACTTACTCCACTATCGGCTCTTGCATTGGCTGTTCTCGGAGAACAAGCAGGTATTCCGTCAGGAGTATTCAATGTCATTACAAGTGATAATGCAAGTGAAATTGGAAATGAATTAACCGAGAATCCCATCGTTAGAAAACTTTCTTTCACCGGTTCGACACCAGTGGGTAAACATCTTATTAAAAAATGCGCGGATACTGTAAAAAAAGTATCGATGGAATTGGGTGGAAATGCCCCGTTTATCGTTTTCAGTGATGCTGATCTTGATAAAGCTGTTGAAGGGGTGATTAACTCTAAATTCAGAAATGCCGGGCAAACCTGTGTTTGCAGTAATAGAATATTTGTACAAGAAGAGGTTTATGATGTGTTTAATTCTAAACTGGCGGCAGCGATAAAGAAGTTGCGCTTAGGAAATGGTTTGGATGAACAAGTACATATCGGGCCCTTAGTTGAAGAAAAAGCCGTAAAATTTGTAGAGGATCTTGTAGCCGATGCCAAGGACCATGGTGCTCAAATTTTGACAGGTGGCAAGCGATACAATCTGCATGAAGACTCCTTAATCTATGAACCAACACTCTTGACAGATGCTACCCAGAATATGAGGATCTTTAGAGAGGAAATATTTGGCCCTGTTGCACCAATCTATGAATTCAGAAATGAAGAGGAAGTAATCAAAATGGCCAATGATACGCCTTATGGCCTGGCATGTTATTTTTATGGAAAAGATTTCGCTCAGATAACACGTGTTTCAGAAGCTTTAGAATATGGAATGGTTGGAATTAACACAGGAAAAATATCTACTACCCTTGCACCATTTGGAGGAATAAAAGAAAGCGGGTTTGGCAGAGAAGGCTCCAAATATGGAATTGACGAATATCTGGAAATCAAATATCTGTGCTTTGGCGATATAAACTAA
- a CDS encoding beta-glucosidase family protein, with translation MKKIAIKILKVLGVILVLLVIFGAGIYYKSVNYNMYELQADKELLPEPENEEGYSILAEELVAKMDLREKIDQMYGEKMYQIPKLAIGFLMKNRFPHVYVGENKRLHIPPWVLSDGPRGARVMDHKVNSVTTFPVGMARGASWDVDLEERIHEVIAIEMRANKVNYAATPCINLLRHPAWGRAQETYGEDPWLLGEFGVAAVRGIEKHNVMACPKHFALNSLDNSRFVVDVELDERTLREVYLPHFKKTIQVGKPASIMSAYNKVRGEYLANNKYLLNDILRNEWGFKGFVSSDWFKGTYDGIGSVKAGLDVEMPYQQVYKYEILEEGIENGEISEADIDKIVTRTLETRLKYSFSDDQETYGYEEIEKESHVALARVAAEKSMVLIKNDNLLPLASESGQKVLVLGRLANAENTGDHGSSNSTSLNITTPYEGIKSLNESIGNEIELYDGPDTQLAAEKAKQSDQVILVVGYTFENEGEYINMKDDMEKSAEAGRLLGEKGIGGDRESLRLLPEDEALIEAVSSVNKKVVVVYVGGSAINMNAWESKVPSIVFAWYSGMEGGTALANVLYGKVNPSGKLPFSIARNDSDYPYFNPYTLKIEYGYYHGYTLFDKNDIEVAYPFGYGLSYTSYAYNNLTIQNSALTPDDTLKASIEVTNTGDMAGEEIVQLYVGFKNSQIDRPVKLLRGFDKIKLQPGETKVVPFEVKVEDLAWYDPEEKEWKVEEMEYELYMGPSSSADQLLKDEFEVTNFMK, from the coding sequence TTATAATATGTACGAATTACAGGCCGATAAGGAGCTTCTGCCTGAACCTGAGAACGAGGAGGGTTATTCTATTCTGGCAGAAGAGCTGGTTGCAAAAATGGATCTCAGGGAAAAGATCGATCAGATGTACGGGGAGAAAATGTATCAGATTCCTAAATTGGCGATTGGCTTTTTGATGAAGAACAGGTTTCCGCATGTTTATGTTGGTGAGAACAAAAGATTACATATTCCACCCTGGGTATTATCAGACGGCCCAAGGGGTGCCAGGGTGATGGACCACAAAGTTAATAGTGTGACCACATTTCCTGTGGGAATGGCCCGCGGAGCAAGTTGGGACGTGGATCTGGAAGAAAGAATCCATGAAGTGATTGCCATTGAAATGAGAGCGAATAAAGTAAATTACGCTGCGACACCCTGTATCAATTTGTTGCGTCATCCTGCTTGGGGCAGGGCCCAGGAAACCTATGGGGAGGATCCATGGTTATTGGGTGAATTTGGAGTAGCCGCCGTGAGAGGAATAGAGAAGCACAACGTAATGGCCTGCCCAAAACACTTTGCCCTGAACAGCCTGGATAATTCAAGGTTCGTGGTTGATGTTGAACTTGATGAAAGAACCTTAAGAGAAGTTTATCTGCCCCATTTCAAGAAAACCATACAGGTTGGGAAACCGGCTTCCATCATGAGTGCTTACAATAAGGTGAGGGGAGAGTATCTGGCAAATAATAAATATCTTTTAAATGATATCTTAAGAAATGAATGGGGTTTTAAAGGATTTGTAAGTTCAGATTGGTTTAAAGGAACCTATGACGGAATAGGCAGCGTAAAAGCAGGGCTGGATGTTGAAATGCCCTATCAGCAAGTATACAAATACGAAATTCTTGAAGAAGGAATAGAAAATGGAGAAATCAGCGAAGCAGATATAGACAAGATTGTAACCCGAACCCTTGAAACAAGGCTTAAATATTCCTTTAGCGACGATCAGGAAACCTATGGCTATGAGGAAATAGAAAAAGAATCGCATGTAGCTCTGGCAAGAGTTGCTGCCGAGAAGAGCATGGTCCTTATCAAGAACGATAACTTACTTCCTTTAGCCTCTGAATCCGGACAAAAAGTTTTGGTTTTAGGACGGCTTGCCAATGCAGAGAACACCGGAGACCATGGCAGCAGTAATTCCACATCATTGAATATAACAACCCCTTATGAGGGGATCAAATCCTTAAATGAATCGATAGGTAATGAGATTGAATTATATGATGGCCCCGACACTCAACTTGCAGCAGAAAAGGCCAAGCAATCGGATCAGGTAATCCTAGTTGTGGGTTATACTTTTGAGAATGAAGGTGAGTATATCAATATGAAAGATGATATGGAAAAATCTGCTGAAGCCGGAAGATTACTGGGTGAAAAAGGAATTGGCGGTGACAGAGAAAGTTTGCGCTTATTACCTGAAGACGAAGCTCTTATAGAGGCTGTGTCCTCGGTTAATAAGAAGGTGGTAGTTGTTTACGTTGGAGGAAGCGCCATCAATATGAATGCCTGGGAATCCAAAGTGCCGTCAATAGTGTTTGCATGGTATAGCGGTATGGAAGGAGGGACGGCACTGGCAAATGTCTTATATGGAAAAGTCAATCCAAGTGGAAAATTGCCTTTCTCCATTGCCAGAAATGATTCTGACTACCCTTACTTTAATCCTTACACGCTTAAAATTGAATATGGTTACTATCATGGTTATACCCTGTTTGACAAGAATGATATTGAGGTAGCCTACCCCTTCGGTTACGGATTAAGCTATACCAGTTACGCTTATAATAATTTGACTATTCAAAATTCAGCGTTAACACCAGATGATACCTTAAAAGCAAGTATTGAGGTAACCAATACAGGAGATATGGCCGGAGAAGAAATAGTTCAGTTATATGTAGGCTTTAAAAATTCTCAAATTGATCGACCTGTAAAATTGTTAAGAGGCTTTGATAAAATAAAACTTCAACCGGGTGAGACCAAAGTAGTTCCGTTTGAAGTTAAGGTTGAGGATCTGGCTTGGTACGATCCTGAAGAAAAGGAATGGAAGGTTGAAGAGATGGAATATGAATTGTATATGGGGCCCAGCTCAAGTGCCGATCAATTGCTCAAGGATGAATTCGAGGTTACAAATTTCATGAAATAG